The nucleotide sequence CCCGTCCGACCGCCTGGTCGGCGACCTCGGGCAGGGCCTGAAGATCGCGCTGCGCACGCTGGACCACACCCGCGTCACCATCGGCGCCCAGGCGGTCGGCATCGCCGCCGGCGCGGTCGCCGCCGCCACCGCGTACGTCCAGGAACGCCAGCAGTTCGGCCGCCCGATCTCGGACTTCCAGGGCGTCCAGTTCATGCTCGCCGACATGGCCATGAAGACCGAGGCTGCGCGTCAGATGGTCTACCGCGCCGCTGCCGCCTCCGAGCGGGACGAGAGTTCGCTGGGCTTCCTCGGCGCCGCCGCCAAGTGCTTCGCCTCCGACGTCGCCATGTCCGTGACGACCGACGCGGTGCAGTTGTTCGGCGGGTACGGCTACACGCGCGACTACCCGGTGGAACGCATGATGCGCGACGCGAAGATCACCCAGATCTACGAGGGCACCAACCAGATCCAGCGCATGGTCATGGCCCGCCAACTCCTCAAAGGAATTGTGAGCTTCTGACCAGGTCAGACACGACATGCCACTCTGCATGCGACGCTGGAGCATGTTCGCCGTGATCATGCTGTCGCGGCCTGTTCCGTCCCTGTTCCGTGAGAAACCGGCCGCGGCCGGAACATCCTGCCGTCGATCGCGGCCCGCGCGCGCTCGTGCGACGACGGCAGCATGTGCGCGTAGACCCGGAGCGTGAACCCCGGATCGCTGTGCCCGGGCGGGCCGGCGCCGTCCACATGGCGCTCGCGATGGTCGACATCGCCCTCTGGGACCTCGCCGCCCAGCGGGCCGGCGTCCCGCTCTGGCGGCTGCTCGGCGGCACTCCGGACCCCGTCGAGGCCTACAACACCGACGGCGGCTGGCTCAACGTCCCCGCCGACGAGCTCATCCGCAGCCTGACCTCGCTGCTGGACCAGGGCTGGCGCCGGGTGAAGGTCAAGGTCGGAACCCCCGACTGGCGCGACGACGCCCGCCGCCTGCGCGCCGTCCGCGCCGCCCTCGGCGACGACGTGACCCTCATGTGCGACGCCAACCAGCGCTGGGACCTTTCCACCGCCAACCGCATCATGCCCGTGCTCGAAGAGACCCAGATGGACTGGGTCGAGGAGCCCTTGCACGCCGACGACCTCGACGGCCACGTCGCACTGCAGCGCTCCACCAACCTTGACATCGCCGCCGGCGAGAGCATCTACAGCTACCAGCAGTTCAGCGGCTTCATCGCACATGACGCCATCCGCGTCGTCCAGCCAGACGCCACCCGCCTCGGCGGCGTCACCGAATGGCTGCAGGTCGCAAGTCTCGCGTCCGGCCGCGGCCTGCGCGTCAGCCCGCACGCCGGCGACATGATGCAGCTCCACCAGCACCTCGTCGGCGTCGGCCTGTCCGCCGTCCCGCCACTCGTCGAGTTCATCCCTTGGACCCAGGACGCCTACGTCGAACGCAGCATCGTCCGGGAGGGCTACCTCGAACGTCCGCAAGCCCCCGGCGCCTCCACCGCCATCCACCTCGACGCCCGCCGCAACTGGCAGATCCGCGGCGTCGGGGCCTTACGCCGCGAATAGCGGTTCGCGGGCGTAAGTCACCCGTGCCGACCTGGCCACCACTTGGTCAGGCAGGGGCGGCGCAGCTTGTAGGCCGTCATTCGTGATGCGGATGTACCGTCACTGTCGGTGGCGACCGGCGACGCCGTGCTTAGCCTCGATCCGTGGAAGGGCTATCGGGTGATCTTCGCTCCTGACTGTTGATCTTGATCGGGGTCGTGGGCAGGGCTGGTCGGCTGGTCTGCCCAGCTCTTCCACGTGTCGGTGTCCGGTCGGGGCCCGGTGCGGGCGGTGGTCGACGGTCAGGCCGCCGCGGCGGGTGGCCCGGTGGCGAGCACGTGGTTCCAGAGGCGGGTCCACTGCTGGGCCCAGGGCCAGTGCGTGGGCAGGTGCAACACGCGGCGGCGTTGCGGGCGGGCCAGCCGGGCGGGCACGGTGACGATCTGTCGGCGCAGTGTCGCGCCGCGCGCGACGGCATGCCGCGGACTGGTCAGGGTGCCGGCGGCGCGGAGCAGGTTGTGGGTCATCGCGGCGCAGGTCGCCCAGGCGGCGTTCGCGGCGAACCGGCCAGACGGCAGGTGGGCCAGCGGCCCGTCGATGAGGTCGGCGAACACGGTCTCGATGATCGCGTGCGCGCGGTGGGTGATGTCCGCGTCGGCGGTCGGTTCGGTGTTGTCGGTGAAGAACGGGTGGTGCCGCCAGACCGGGAACAGTTCATCGGTCTTGGCGCGGTCGCGGACCCGGCGCACGATCAGCCGGGCGGTGACCTGGTGCTTCTTGGCCTTGGAGCCGAACGCGGTGAACGGTACTTCGGCGACGTGGGCGTCGGAGATCAACTGCCCGGTGTCCGGGTCGACGACCGCGCCGGGGTAGTGCACCGGTGTCCACGCGTCGGCGGGGATGGTCGCGATCGCCCTGCTCACCGCACGGTTCTTGGTCAGCGCCACGGAGAACCGGGCCCCCGCCCTCACGCAGGCGCCGACGACGACGCTGTTGCCGTAGGCCGAATCACCGCGGACCAGGATCTCACCCGCCGCGCCGGCGGCGCGGGCGGTCCGGATCGCCTCGGCGACCATCGTCGCCGCGCCCTTCCCGGAACCGGCCCGCCCGGCCCGTAGCCGGATCCCGGCCACCACCGGCGCACCGTGCTCGGTACTGATGCTGGTGGCCAGCGGCGACAGGCCCTTGCGGAGCACCTGCCGCCCGGCGATCTTGGTGTGCCCGAAGCTGGCGCCCTGCTTGGCGTGCCCGTAGACCGGGCGCAGCAGCGAATCGATGTCGACGAACGCCCGAGTCCCGATCCCGGGCAACAGCCCCGTCGTCGTGACGAGGCCGACCAGATGCGCCCGCGCGACCGAGGCCAACTGCAGGGCATGGCCATGGGTGAACTCCCGCAGGAACTGCCCCAGCGTGGCCGGCGCATACACGCCGCCGAACAACCGGCCCATCCCGCCGGAACGGACCACGTCCAGATCGTCGATGCAGTCCGCGCCGGCAGCCATCCCCGCCACGATCGAGGTGATCTTGCCCGCCGGGTTCACGCCGGCCGACTTCACCCTCACCGAGCCGACCGCGACCTTGGACGAGATCAGCTCGGACAGGCCAGCCTGCTCGGCCAAGGCCATCACCGGCACCAGCCCCGCGCACGACACGAGATTCTCGTCATCGAACCTCGGCATCGCCTTCGACCAGACGTGAGATAGTCGCACCGAGAGTGCCTTCCGCAGCAGTGGCGATCAGGACCTAGACAATCCAGATCCTCCCTGCACAGAAGGCACTTTCTTCGTCACCACACCGAACGACCAGCCAGCCAGTCCACGGATCGAGGCTTAGGCAGTTGGCCGTGATCCTCGAGCGGCGGAGGGCACCCCGCACAATTCGGTTGCGCGCCAGATCCGCGGGTAGCTACGCTCACCGCGTGATGTGATCTCCAGCGCGGTGCCCTGGCCCGCGCACCGTCGAGCACGTACTCCCGCCCGCCGTTCCCGACTGCGGGCACCTCGACATGGAAGCGACCATCACCATCGTGAACGACATCGTCTTCGCCTCGCCCGACAACACGCCGCCCGTGCTGGGCCCGAGCGCGCACGCCACCTTCACCGCCTTCGTGGAACGCGCCACCGCGGAGCCGGCCGTAGCCGGCCTGGTCCTGTCC is from Jiangella alkaliphila and encodes:
- a CDS encoding mandelate racemase/muconate lactonizing enzyme family protein; amino-acid sequence: MPGRAGAVHMALAMVDIALWDLAAQRAGVPLWRLLGGTPDPVEAYNTDGGWLNVPADELIRSLTSLLDQGWRRVKVKVGTPDWRDDARRLRAVRAALGDDVTLMCDANQRWDLSTANRIMPVLEETQMDWVEEPLHADDLDGHVALQRSTNLDIAAGESIYSYQQFSGFIAHDAIRVVQPDATRLGGVTEWLQVASLASGRGLRVSPHAGDMMQLHQHLVGVGLSAVPPLVEFIPWTQDAYVERSIVREGYLERPQAPGASTAIHLDARRNWQIRGVGALRRE
- a CDS encoding IS1380 family transposase — translated: MRLSHVWSKAMPRFDDENLVSCAGLVPVMALAEQAGLSELISSKVAVGSVRVKSAGVNPAGKITSIVAGMAAGADCIDDLDVVRSGGMGRLFGGVYAPATLGQFLREFTHGHALQLASVARAHLVGLVTTTGLLPGIGTRAFVDIDSLLRPVYGHAKQGASFGHTKIAGRQVLRKGLSPLATSISTEHGAPVVAGIRLRAGRAGSGKGAATMVAEAIRTARAAGAAGEILVRGDSAYGNSVVVGACVRAGARFSVALTKNRAVSRAIATIPADAWTPVHYPGAVVDPDTGQLISDAHVAEVPFTAFGSKAKKHQVTARLIVRRVRDRAKTDELFPVWRHHPFFTDNTEPTADADITHRAHAIIETVFADLIDGPLAHLPSGRFAANAAWATCAAMTHNLLRAAGTLTSPRHAVARGATLRRQIVTVPARLARPQRRRVLHLPTHWPWAQQWTRLWNHVLATGPPAAAA